From Spirosoma agri, one genomic window encodes:
- a CDS encoding sodium:solute symporter family protein: MNTTIDTAVIVLFSAFVLGIGMLFARTGRNLKSFFAGGEAVPWFIGGLSLFMSFFSAGTFVAWGSIAYKYGWVAITIQWTMCIGALVTGLYLAPRWKAAGALTAAEFIRERLGLTVQKVYIFIFTLVSVFIKGSVLYPVAKLVSSSLNLPLVPCTIGLGLFMIAYTAVGGLWAVMVTDILQFVVLSAAVFILLPLSLDRVGGFDGFTKAVPDDFFNLLNGEYTIGFVLAFVLYHIAYIGGNWTFVQRYTSVDSPKSARKVAFLFAGLYLISPIIWMMPPMIYKAINPGLVGLDTENAYLKICQLVLPPGLLGLMLTGMYFSTSASANTALNVVSAVFTNDIYKGLINPAASDRQLIRVARGSSWVFGLGMIGIALLVPAAGGIVEVVLSISAISGGPLLAPPLWALFSKRLTSRATLWITGIGLSVNLFAKILLPILFDYKLTRAWETAIGMGIPLLLLLGYELWARSQGRMADAYYRYLVARQQKRDDAQTVNAQTELAIEAVEVKKQNRFGLQVIAGSLVFTAVMLFGLSFLTTTGAGITATIAGVVLLAALIPWRASRVVATAPINTPVNEQITE, from the coding sequence TTGAACACAACCATTGATACCGCCGTCATCGTCCTGTTCTCTGCCTTTGTGCTGGGAATCGGCATGCTCTTTGCCCGGACGGGACGTAATCTGAAATCGTTTTTTGCGGGTGGCGAGGCCGTACCCTGGTTCATTGGTGGCCTGTCGCTGTTCATGAGCTTCTTCTCCGCCGGAACGTTCGTAGCCTGGGGATCGATTGCGTACAAATACGGCTGGGTCGCCATCACGATTCAATGGACTATGTGCATTGGTGCATTGGTTACGGGCCTGTACCTTGCCCCGCGCTGGAAAGCGGCTGGCGCGTTGACGGCGGCTGAGTTCATTCGCGAACGACTTGGCTTAACGGTTCAGAAAGTATACATTTTCATTTTTACGCTGGTCAGCGTTTTCATCAAAGGATCAGTGCTGTATCCGGTTGCCAAGCTGGTTAGTTCGTCGCTCAATCTGCCGCTGGTTCCCTGCACCATTGGGCTGGGTCTGTTCATGATCGCTTATACCGCCGTGGGTGGCTTATGGGCCGTGATGGTCACGGATATTCTGCAATTTGTGGTCTTATCGGCGGCTGTGTTCATTCTGTTACCGCTATCACTGGATCGGGTCGGTGGCTTCGACGGGTTTACAAAAGCAGTGCCGGACGACTTTTTCAATCTGCTCAACGGCGAGTACACCATTGGCTTCGTCCTGGCGTTTGTCCTCTATCACATTGCGTACATTGGCGGCAACTGGACATTCGTGCAACGTTACACCAGCGTAGACAGTCCCAAATCAGCGCGAAAAGTGGCGTTTCTGTTCGCGGGTCTTTACCTCATCAGTCCGATCATTTGGATGATGCCGCCCATGATCTACAAAGCCATCAATCCGGGGCTGGTAGGACTGGACACGGAGAACGCCTATCTGAAAATATGCCAGCTCGTGTTGCCGCCCGGCCTGCTGGGCCTGATGCTGACCGGTATGTATTTTTCCACCTCGGCCAGCGCCAACACCGCGCTGAATGTCGTATCCGCCGTTTTTACGAACGATATTTACAAAGGACTGATCAACCCCGCTGCTTCTGACAGACAACTGATTCGGGTGGCTCGTGGCTCGTCGTGGGTATTCGGGCTGGGCATGATCGGCATTGCGTTGCTGGTTCCGGCGGCAGGCGGCATCGTTGAAGTTGTGTTGAGTATTTCGGCTATTTCGGGCGGACCATTGCTGGCTCCTCCCCTTTGGGCGCTGTTTTCCAAACGCCTGACCAGCCGCGCTACGCTCTGGATCACGGGCATTGGCCTGTCAGTCAATCTATTCGCCAAAATTCTTTTACCGATTCTTTTCGATTATAAGCTGACGCGTGCCTGGGAAACGGCGATTGGCATGGGCATACCGCTATTGCTGCTGCTCGGCTATGAGCTTTGGGCACGCTCGCAGGGTCGAATGGCCGATGCCTATTACCGCTATCTGGTGGCCCGGCAGCAGAAGCGGGATGATGCACAGACAGTTAACGCGCAAACCGAACTGGCGATCGAAGCCGTTGAAGTCAAAAAACAAAATCGGTTCGGTCTACAGGTCATTGCCGGATCGCTGGTTTTCACGGCCGTGATGCTGTTCGGGTTAAGTTTCCTGACAACCACGGGCGCAGGCATCACCGCAACCATCGCAGGGGTCGTTTTACTGGCGGCCCTAATTCCCTGGCGGGCATCGCGCGTCGTTGCTACGGCTCCAATTAACACACCTGTTAACGAACAAATCACCGAATGA
- a CDS encoding RagB/SusD family nutrient uptake outer membrane protein: MKKILIPILLAVGLTACELDETIYSSIYTEAFYKTAADAEKGLIAAYDPFADMYNGPAGTLIADFSDDQTYPRGVVGRNTLTLFTYDVNYTTQKSNSRIYESPQQIWISGYDGIEKANWIIAKVPAAVMDETRKKQIIGEAYYLRAFYLWMLTKNFGDVPIKTTPSYSQADAIVGKSSKADVYKQIYADLDMALAAGLPSYPAVDKGRPAKEVANALYAKAALYNEDWQKALEKAQAVITSGKYALMSDVRNVYKYDQEDAARVENMWAYEVDPISPGRSHQLTGLCGPPASAGPEYGRTTFGSMFAYQSFYNSFNPQDKRRLLLDTTYVDKNGKTIPQRSVTPITTDGVLIKKYQDPISTQNLIPNIPILRLADMYLIAAEAEGRLNGATPLAYGYINTVRKRAGLTDLPTGLSKDAFVDAVIQERAWEFFAEGDRWYDLTRTGKFLTVIPKAVNAVYPVRNVTAKNKYFPIPQDELNANPKLDQNSAWK; encoded by the coding sequence ATGAAAAAAATACTCATTCCTATACTCCTCGCCGTCGGTCTGACTGCCTGCGAACTGGACGAGACCATCTACTCATCCATCTACACCGAAGCGTTTTACAAAACCGCAGCCGATGCCGAAAAAGGACTCATCGCGGCCTACGATCCATTTGCGGATATGTACAACGGTCCGGCCGGTACCTTGATCGCTGATTTTAGCGACGATCAGACTTACCCACGCGGAGTCGTAGGCCGTAACACGCTGACGCTCTTCACCTACGATGTCAATTACACGACGCAGAAGAGTAACTCCCGTATCTACGAATCTCCGCAGCAAATCTGGATATCCGGTTACGACGGCATCGAAAAAGCCAACTGGATCATTGCCAAAGTTCCGGCAGCTGTGATGGACGAGACCCGCAAAAAGCAGATCATCGGCGAAGCTTATTACCTACGGGCGTTCTATCTCTGGATGCTCACCAAAAACTTCGGCGACGTACCCATCAAGACCACCCCCAGCTATTCGCAGGCCGACGCTATCGTTGGCAAAAGCAGCAAAGCCGATGTATACAAACAGATTTATGCCGATCTAGACATGGCTCTGGCAGCCGGCTTGCCGTCGTACCCGGCGGTCGATAAAGGTCGTCCGGCCAAAGAAGTGGCGAATGCGCTTTATGCGAAAGCGGCTTTGTACAACGAGGACTGGCAAAAAGCGCTCGAAAAAGCGCAGGCGGTCATCACGTCGGGCAAATACGCGCTGATGTCAGACGTCCGCAACGTGTATAAATACGATCAGGAAGATGCGGCCCGCGTCGAAAACATGTGGGCGTATGAAGTCGATCCGATTTCGCCGGGTCGGTCGCACCAGTTGACGGGTCTGTGTGGCCCACCCGCCAGCGCCGGACCCGAATACGGCAGAACGACGTTCGGGTCAATGTTCGCCTATCAGTCCTTTTACAATTCGTTTAACCCGCAGGATAAGCGCCGGTTGCTGCTCGACACAACTTATGTGGACAAAAATGGCAAAACCATTCCGCAACGGAGCGTGACGCCTATCACGACCGACGGCGTACTGATCAAGAAATACCAGGATCCCATTTCGACGCAGAATCTGATTCCGAACATTCCGATTCTACGACTGGCCGATATGTACCTGATCGCTGCCGAAGCCGAAGGCCGCCTGAACGGAGCTACCCCTTTGGCCTACGGCTATATTAACACCGTTCGGAAGCGGGCCGGACTGACGGACTTACCAACGGGCCTGTCGAAAGATGCGTTTGTCGATGCCGTTATTCAGGAACGGGCGTGGGAGTTTTTTGCCGAAGGCGACCGCTGGTATGACCTCACCCGCACGGGCAAATTCCTGACGGTCATTCCCAAAGCGGTCAACGCCGTTTATCCAGTCCGCAACGTAACGGCGAAGAACAAATACTTCCCCATCCCACAGGACGAGCTAAACGCAAATCCGAAACTTGACCAAAATTCGGCCTGGAAGTAA
- a CDS encoding glycoside hydrolase family protein has translation MKIRSLTAVYLLTACTLFGAISVNAQTTSPHLTNGRIRLVWAKTARGFEEKQLQIRKGDRWQNVGIPSGETTLLYAAEKPNEKPDTTFKDRTGTVFPGEKYHYQQVQWAESTNPVSLNTAGKAIHFFPQKAEQRTKNTVVFSQETDVATIVSEWTLDPTFASDIIVNQTITPKKAGYFSLASPTLATISTQDMSWATVPGYFQGNKIQPNFALAYAYGHGIPSLPVIYRERCASTLSPMVSTKNGVTLSVIPEPGLARDPWATDKITQTDWNVGLSHMNRKAQLSPTLYYPVLGEPKSRLQSGESISYSFRYSLTDGDWFKALNHAVYDIYQFKESVALRQSKQSLTDRITKMHHYLTDPKTSLWNIEEFDGKKIGAQSYLGGVVGSNKDAMKNSDYGAMWMLATATSDSLLTKNVLPYAENFKLAQQETGNSFFKGAPEGQYYLAKAHKFVEEWGEVVEPIGLTYYTMLDIGNMLLFEPANTELKERLRLGADRLLTWQKPDGHWAVAYDRHSEQEIFNDIQDLRPTFYGLIVAYRVLNDPKYLAAARKGADWLIKNAVETGSFLGVCGDARYAPDFATGQSAQAFLDLYDLTSDARYKEAAITAAKIYTTSIYTHPIASHQLKTVNGMQREDWEISQTGLSFEHGGIFGSATRHGPIQLCSHAGLFIRMYGLTREPIFADMARSGAIGRDAFVDPKTSVASYYWQAMNKGSGPYPHHAWWQIGWLTDYLMAEAELRSGGKVTFPRGFVTPKVGPHQTYGFAPGTVNGEKANLVIDENAVQINNPSIDYLLAKSVNGRKLFVILLNNRAQSSDCQLTTKSKKAISKQLPAFGIDVVTIKDNDL, from the coding sequence ATGAAGATCAGATCCTTAACCGCTGTTTATCTATTGACAGCCTGCACTTTGTTCGGGGCCATATCGGTAAACGCGCAAACGACTTCACCGCACCTAACCAACGGTCGGATTCGCCTTGTCTGGGCCAAAACGGCTCGTGGCTTCGAGGAAAAACAGCTTCAGATCCGTAAAGGTGACCGCTGGCAAAACGTAGGCATACCATCCGGTGAAACGACATTGCTTTACGCAGCCGAAAAACCTAATGAGAAGCCCGATACGACGTTTAAGGATCGTACGGGCACCGTTTTCCCCGGCGAAAAATACCATTACCAGCAGGTTCAATGGGCGGAAAGCACCAATCCCGTTTCGCTCAACACCGCCGGGAAAGCCATTCATTTTTTTCCGCAGAAAGCCGAGCAGCGAACGAAGAACACGGTTGTTTTTAGTCAGGAAACCGACGTCGCTACGATTGTTTCGGAATGGACGCTGGACCCAACGTTCGCGTCTGACATCATCGTCAACCAGACGATTACGCCGAAAAAGGCTGGTTATTTCTCACTCGCCAGCCCGACGCTTGCCACTATTTCAACGCAGGATATGTCCTGGGCAACGGTACCGGGCTATTTTCAGGGCAACAAAATTCAGCCCAACTTCGCGCTGGCCTACGCCTATGGGCACGGCATCCCCTCGCTGCCGGTCATCTATCGCGAACGGTGTGCCAGTACGCTTTCGCCGATGGTGAGCACCAAGAATGGGGTTACACTTTCCGTTATTCCCGAACCGGGTTTGGCGCGTGATCCGTGGGCGACTGATAAAATCACGCAAACGGACTGGAACGTCGGCCTGTCGCATATGAACCGCAAAGCCCAGTTGTCACCAACGCTCTATTATCCAGTGTTGGGTGAACCGAAATCGCGGTTGCAGTCGGGTGAGTCCATCAGTTATAGCTTCCGTTACAGTCTCACCGATGGCGATTGGTTTAAAGCGCTCAACCACGCGGTCTATGACATCTACCAGTTCAAGGAATCCGTGGCCTTGCGGCAGAGCAAACAATCGCTGACCGACCGCATCACGAAAATGCACCACTACCTGACCGATCCGAAAACGTCCTTGTGGAACATCGAAGAGTTCGACGGCAAAAAGATAGGAGCACAGTCCTACCTGGGCGGAGTTGTCGGATCGAACAAAGACGCGATGAAGAATTCTGACTACGGAGCCATGTGGATGCTGGCCACAGCTACCAGCGATTCGTTGCTAACGAAAAATGTTCTTCCCTACGCCGAGAATTTCAAGCTGGCTCAGCAGGAAACGGGTAACAGCTTTTTCAAGGGCGCGCCCGAAGGCCAATATTATCTGGCAAAAGCCCATAAGTTCGTTGAAGAATGGGGCGAAGTCGTCGAACCGATTGGGCTGACGTACTATACGATGCTCGACATTGGCAATATGCTGTTATTCGAGCCAGCGAACACCGAGCTAAAAGAACGCTTGCGGCTTGGTGCTGACCGGCTCCTGACCTGGCAGAAACCGGACGGTCATTGGGCCGTTGCGTATGATCGTCACTCAGAACAGGAAATTTTCAACGACATTCAGGATCTCAGACCAACGTTCTACGGCCTGATTGTGGCGTACCGTGTTTTGAACGATCCAAAATACCTCGCTGCCGCCCGCAAAGGGGCTGACTGGCTCATCAAAAACGCCGTTGAGACGGGGAGTTTTTTGGGCGTCTGTGGAGATGCCCGGTATGCGCCTGACTTCGCTACCGGTCAATCGGCGCAGGCCTTTCTGGATTTGTATGATCTGACCAGCGACGCCCGCTACAAAGAAGCAGCAATCACAGCGGCCAAAATTTATACCACCTCGATTTATACCCATCCCATTGCCAGCCATCAACTTAAAACCGTCAATGGAATGCAGCGCGAAGATTGGGAGATCAGCCAAACGGGGTTAAGCTTCGAACACGGCGGTATTTTTGGTTCGGCAACCCGCCACGGTCCCATTCAATTGTGCAGCCACGCCGGTCTGTTTATTCGGATGTACGGGTTGACCAGGGAACCAATTTTTGCGGACATGGCCCGTTCGGGCGCTATCGGACGCGATGCCTTCGTCGATCCCAAAACCAGCGTTGCCTCGTACTACTGGCAGGCCATGAACAAAGGATCCGGACCGTATCCGCACCATGCCTGGTGGCAAATCGGCTGGCTCACCGACTACCTGATGGCCGAAGCAGAGCTACGCTCCGGTGGCAAAGTGACCTTTCCCCGTGGCTTTGTGACGCCCAAGGTAGGACCTCACCAAACGTACGGGTTCGCACCGGGAACAGTGAACGGCGAAAAAGCGAATCTGGTCATTGACGAGAACGCCGTCCAGATCAATAACCCGTCGATCGATTACCTGCTGGCTAAATCCGTGAATGGTAGAAAGTTGTTTGTTATCTTGTTAAACAACCGGGCACAGTCCTCTGATTGTCAACTAACTACTAAAAGCAAAAAAGCTATCTCGAAGCAATTGCCCGCCTTTGGGATCGACGTCGTTACCATTAAAGACAACGATTTATAA